A window from Triticum aestivum cultivar Chinese Spring chromosome 6D, IWGSC CS RefSeq v2.1, whole genome shotgun sequence encodes these proteins:
- the LOC123142054 gene encoding uncharacterized protein, translating to MSTAAASRPSGPVLLSPFPNYQSASLSRLKLSAAGSPVKSVRVSSRPSSPTAAPKIRRSCMCSPTNHPGSFRCSLHKERKQEAPAAGSISRPVSPPSPPSKGTASPFAQLVPSGSGCAKRSYSGLAQRVPIGSGHWARKALVPSPAAQQLQHRKRVVERFHAGPSRLSAASMVGRGNQ from the coding sequence ATGTCGACGGCAGCTGCATCCCGGCCCAGCGGCCCCGTCCTTCTGAGCCCCTTTCCCAACTACCAATCCGCCTCGCTCTCCCGTCTCAAGCTCTCCGCCGCCGGCTCGCCGGTCAAGTCCGTCAGAGTCTCGTCTCGCCCCTCCTCCCCCACCGCTGCCCCCAAGATCCGTCGCTCGTGCATGTGCTCCCCGACGAACCACCCGGGCTCGTTCCGCTGCAGCCTCCACAAGGAGCGCAAGCAGGAGGCCCCGGCCGCCGGCAGCATCAGCAGGCCCGTCTCCCCGCCTTCGCCGCCGTCCAAGGGCACGGCGAGCCCGTTCGCGCAGCTCGTCCCCAGCGGCAGCGGCTGCGCTAAACGCTCGTACAGCGGGCTGGCGCAGCGCGTCCCCATTGGGAGCGGGCACTGGGCACGCAAGGCGCTCGTGCCGTCCCCCGCGGCGCAGCAGCTGCAGCACCGGAAGCGAGTGGTGGAGCGGTTCCACGCCGGGCCCAGCCGGCTCTCCGCCGCCTCCATGGTCGGCCGCGGCAACCAGTAA